A genomic segment from Legionella micdadei encodes:
- a CDS encoding NAD(P)-dependent alcohol dehydrogenase: MIPVKGYAAEAAKSPLKPYSFARRDIGEYDVLIDIKYCGICHSDIHQVRDEWGGSLFPMVPGHEIVGIVDKVGHKVTQFKTGDKVGVGCFVDSCRRCINCKADLEQYCDEGATLTYNCMERDGTRLTQGGYSTKIVVDENYVLRLPGNLPLDASAPLLCAGITLYSPLKHWHVGPGKKIAIVGLGGLGHMGVKIAHAMKADVTVLSHSLKKEADAKRMGANHFYATSDSNTFTQLARTFDLIICTVSSGIDWNQYLSLLKRDGTMVVVGIPEDNVPINAFSLIKNRLSIGGSLIGGIKETQEMLDFCGKHDIAADIELIPIQKVNEAYERVLKSDVRYRFVIDIASL; encoded by the coding sequence ATGATTCCTGTAAAAGGATATGCAGCTGAAGCAGCCAAATCCCCTTTAAAACCTTACTCTTTCGCACGTCGGGATATAGGTGAATACGATGTCCTCATTGATATTAAATACTGTGGAATTTGCCATTCTGACATTCATCAAGTAAGGGATGAATGGGGCGGGTCACTTTTCCCAATGGTTCCTGGGCATGAAATTGTTGGTATAGTCGATAAAGTTGGGCACAAAGTGACCCAATTCAAAACTGGTGATAAAGTAGGAGTAGGGTGTTTTGTCGATTCTTGCCGTCGCTGTATCAATTGTAAGGCAGATCTCGAGCAATATTGTGATGAAGGTGCGACATTAACTTACAATTGCATGGAACGTGACGGCACTCGCCTTACTCAAGGAGGCTATTCCACTAAAATCGTCGTTGATGAAAACTACGTGCTTCGCCTTCCTGGAAATTTGCCTTTGGATGCCAGTGCTCCTTTATTGTGTGCCGGAATTACTCTTTATTCCCCGCTAAAGCATTGGCACGTGGGCCCTGGTAAAAAAATTGCCATTGTCGGTTTAGGCGGCTTAGGGCATATGGGCGTTAAAATTGCTCATGCTATGAAGGCGGATGTAACGGTACTAAGTCACTCCCTGAAAAAAGAAGCCGATGCGAAGCGCATGGGGGCTAATCATTTTTATGCAACTTCCGACAGTAACACATTTACTCAACTCGCCCGAACCTTTGATTTAATTATTTGTACCGTTTCCTCTGGCATCGATTGGAACCAATACCTTAGTTTATTAAAACGTGATGGAACGATGGTGGTAGTAGGGATCCCTGAAGATAATGTGCCAATCAATGCTTTTTCTTTGATTAAAAATCGTCTTAGTATTGGCGGTTCGCTGATCGGCGGCATAAAAGAAACCCAAGAAATGCTCGATTTTTGCGGTAAACATGATATTGCTGCTGATATTGAGCTTATCCCCATTCAGAAAGTAAATGAAGCCTATGAACGCGTGTTAAAAAGCGACGTGCGCTATCGCTTTGTGATTGATATTGCTTCCTTGTAG
- a CDS encoding ATP-binding protein, whose translation MVEIEKTKKLHPIVMLNYVPRFSGHFFACITFITTLIERGRPISIPLIFAALEGIIWPHFALFMSMRSKRPKPLELRMLFIDSYLLGLWIAYLDYAFWPSFTAVSMTMMANLSVRGLWLGLQSFIANVLGALTGSMLFGFHVNLGTGLIPNVLSAMTILVFSNVMGYMTYYRAKMTKLMREKLKSVNQELEESLVQLQRSKAQLVQSEKMAGIGQLIAGISHEINTPAGAIASAIEEINTDYLQLLNTLIKIVDSIEVDLRTNYFEVCSSIPEIPHEYGTMEIRNIASGIEKILMENDIANARMTSKNLATIGFKSDQIEKVIPLLKSSISPVIFDSLFMLGMTRIHTRDIKIAIQKILHLVKALKLFSRSDQGEFVKTNLEEDITTTLIILNNRLKHGITIIKEFDPIPSIECVAERLNQVWLNMVNNAIEAMKGKGQIIIRLKLFDENHVKVEFEDNGPGIQADVLPRIFEAYYTTKPKGEGTGLGLYISNEIVTKHSGRIEVDTQETGTLFRIILPIKGTHEK comes from the coding sequence ATGGTGGAAATTGAGAAAACAAAAAAACTGCATCCTATTGTAATGCTAAATTATGTCCCTCGTTTTTCTGGGCATTTTTTCGCCTGTATTACTTTTATCACTACCCTGATTGAACGAGGAAGGCCAATCAGTATCCCACTGATATTCGCTGCTTTGGAGGGAATTATTTGGCCTCATTTTGCCTTATTTATGTCCATGCGCAGTAAGCGGCCTAAACCACTAGAACTGAGAATGTTATTTATTGATTCCTACCTTCTCGGCTTATGGATTGCTTACCTCGATTACGCTTTTTGGCCTTCTTTTACTGCGGTCAGTATGACAATGATGGCAAACCTGAGTGTGCGAGGTCTTTGGCTTGGGCTGCAGAGTTTTATAGCGAATGTTTTAGGGGCACTTACTGGGAGCATGTTATTTGGTTTTCATGTTAATTTAGGAACAGGTCTTATACCAAATGTTTTAAGTGCAATGACAATTTTGGTATTTTCGAATGTGATGGGTTATATGACATATTATCGCGCCAAAATGACAAAGTTGATGCGTGAGAAGTTGAAATCAGTCAACCAGGAACTGGAAGAATCGCTTGTTCAACTACAACGTTCAAAAGCGCAATTGGTTCAATCAGAGAAAATGGCAGGAATTGGCCAATTGATTGCAGGAATAAGTCATGAAATAAACACTCCGGCAGGTGCTATTGCAAGCGCAATTGAGGAGATTAATACCGATTACCTCCAACTATTAAACACATTAATCAAGATTGTCGATTCAATTGAAGTCGATTTAAGGACAAATTATTTTGAGGTTTGCAGTAGTATTCCCGAAATTCCACACGAATACGGTACTATGGAAATTCGAAATATTGCCTCTGGGATAGAAAAAATCTTGATGGAAAACGATATCGCAAACGCGAGGATGACAAGTAAGAACTTGGCAACAATTGGATTTAAAAGTGATCAGATTGAAAAAGTTATCCCATTATTAAAATCATCGATAAGCCCTGTTATTTTTGATTCATTGTTTATGTTAGGTATGACGCGAATTCATACTCGGGATATTAAAATTGCCATTCAAAAAATTCTGCACTTAGTCAAGGCGCTCAAATTGTTTTCACGCTCTGATCAGGGCGAATTCGTCAAGACAAATTTAGAAGAAGATATCACGACTACTTTAATTATTCTTAACAATCGGCTTAAACACGGTATTACCATTATTAAAGAATTTGATCCAATCCCATCTATCGAGTGTGTTGCTGAACGGCTTAATCAAGTGTGGTTAAATATGGTTAATAACGCAATTGAAGCGATGAAAGGTAAAGGGCAGATTATTATCCGTTTAAAATTATTTGATGAGAATCACGTCAAAGTCGAATTTGAAGATAATGGTCCTGGTATACAAGCTGATGTATTACCGCGAATTTTTGAAGCCTATTACACAACAAAACCAAAAGGGGAAGGAACAGGACTTGGTTTATATATATCGAATGAAATAGTGACAAAGCACAGCGGGAGAATAGAAGTAGATACACAAGAAACAGGAACCTTATTTCGAATTATTTTGCCTATAAAAGGAACGCATGAAAAATGA
- a CDS encoding adenylate/guanylate cyclase domain-containing protein, translating to MNNTSFKKPVIICVDDEKIILDSLNRQLQRHFGDQYEYEFCESADEALELINQLNAEGYSVIMVISDQIMPGMSGDQFLVEVQESHPKIIKILLTGQASLESAIRAINKANLYRYITKPWSESDFLLTVAKGLQEYNLLECTLKQAEVFEKFVPKQFLQCLSKKEISEVQLGDHIEREMSILFVDIRNFTTISESFSPEENYNFINEYLNYVEPTIQSNNGFIDKYIGDAVIALFQTADDALHAALDMQLAVAKFNEDHKSEKYYPVVTGVGLHVGMLMLGIVGVENRMQGTVISDAVNVASRLQDLAGIYDLRIVASEEFINTLKDKDFVLENRRFLGGVYLKGKKQNISISEVMVAATDPNSEMKLSMKQDFEHGIELFQGKKFAEACVKFKSVLEKNPFDKVTKLYLNLSAEYMLKGVPDIWDSALLYSYSDQKTSEC from the coding sequence ATGAATAATACTTCCTTTAAAAAACCTGTAATTATTTGTGTTGATGATGAAAAAATTATTCTTGATTCACTCAATCGTCAGCTGCAACGCCATTTTGGCGATCAGTACGAATACGAGTTTTGTGAAAGTGCCGATGAAGCACTTGAATTAATCAATCAGCTAAATGCTGAGGGTTATAGTGTCATTATGGTGATATCGGATCAAATAATGCCTGGTATGTCAGGGGATCAGTTTTTAGTGGAAGTACAAGAATCCCATCCAAAAATCATCAAAATTCTGTTAACGGGTCAGGCGTCGCTTGAATCAGCAATTAGAGCAATAAATAAGGCTAATTTATATCGATATATTACAAAACCTTGGAGTGAAAGTGATTTTTTATTGACTGTTGCTAAAGGCTTGCAGGAATACAACTTATTGGAATGCACTTTAAAGCAAGCCGAAGTTTTTGAAAAGTTTGTTCCAAAGCAATTTTTACAGTGCTTATCCAAAAAGGAAATTTCAGAGGTTCAGTTGGGTGACCATATTGAGCGCGAAATGAGTATATTATTTGTTGACATTCGCAATTTTACAACCATTTCTGAAAGCTTTAGCCCGGAAGAGAATTACAACTTTATCAATGAATACTTAAACTATGTTGAGCCAACTATTCAAAGCAATAATGGTTTTATTGATAAATATATAGGTGATGCAGTAATTGCCTTGTTCCAAACGGCTGATGATGCTTTACACGCTGCTTTAGACATGCAATTGGCTGTTGCTAAATTCAACGAAGATCACAAAAGTGAGAAATATTACCCGGTGGTTACTGGAGTTGGTTTGCACGTTGGCATGTTAATGTTAGGTATTGTCGGTGTCGAAAATCGCATGCAGGGGACTGTTATTTCGGATGCCGTAAATGTTGCATCACGTTTACAAGATCTTGCAGGGATATATGATCTGAGGATTGTCGCCAGCGAAGAATTTATTAATACATTAAAGGATAAAGATTTCGTCCTTGAGAATAGGCGCTTTTTAGGCGGGGTATATCTGAAAGGAAAAAAGCAAAATATCTCCATCTCTGAAGTAATGGTTGCGGCAACTGATCCTAATAGCGAGATGAAGCTATCAATGAAACAAGATTTTGAGCACGGGATAGAATTATTTCAAGGTAAGAAATTTGCTGAAGCATGCGTTAAATTTAAATCAGTATTGGAAAAAAACCCTTTCGATAAAGTGACTAAGCTTTATTTAAATCTTTCAGCAGAATACATGCTAAAAGGTGTACCAGATATTTGGGATAGCGCATTACTTTATAGCTACTCAGATCAAAAGACGAGCGAGTGCTAA
- a CDS encoding MFS transporter yields the protein MSDSLAMDSSSILPRGDLMAWVVCLSAGLFFFYEFFQLNIFDVINQPLREDFHLDAAQLSWMSSTYLWADILFLLPAGIILDRFSTRKVILTAMFVCVVGTIGFGLTNSFALACFFHFLSGIGNAFCFLSCVVLVSRWFPPRRQALVIGLLVTMAFLGGMMAHTPFAHLNEYYGWRRSLLIDGAVGTVLLIWIYWVVQDKPSHALTKESSAQPAVLASFLQSLANPQNWLAGFYTSLLNLPIMVLCALWGASYLQVVHHLPEMIASNVVSLIFIGSIIGCPLVGWLSDAQGRRKPLMILGAIATLATVIPLFMDLDLSQTQLSVLFFALGFFTSTQVISYPLIAESNSSDNTGAATGMASVLIMGGGGIGQVLFGLLMQQHAGVISQNYTVTDFQYAMWIFPLAAVAALLAVLLTRETYCKRLY from the coding sequence TTGTCAGACTCTCTCGCGATGGATTCGAGCTCAATTTTGCCTCGAGGTGATTTAATGGCATGGGTAGTTTGTTTGTCTGCTGGGTTGTTTTTCTTCTATGAATTTTTTCAACTCAATATTTTTGATGTAATTAATCAACCCTTACGTGAGGACTTTCATTTAGACGCAGCACAACTAAGCTGGATGTCGAGCACTTACTTATGGGCCGATATCCTGTTCCTTTTGCCTGCAGGAATTATCCTTGATCGGTTTTCAACACGAAAAGTCATTCTTACAGCGATGTTTGTTTGTGTTGTTGGCACAATAGGGTTTGGTCTGACCAACTCGTTTGCTTTAGCTTGCTTTTTTCATTTTCTTTCGGGTATTGGTAATGCATTTTGTTTTCTCTCTTGCGTTGTCTTGGTTTCGCGGTGGTTTCCTCCTCGCCGTCAGGCTTTAGTAATTGGTTTACTCGTAACGATGGCTTTTCTGGGGGGTATGATGGCACATACTCCGTTTGCCCATCTTAATGAATATTATGGTTGGCGTAGATCTTTGCTTATTGATGGTGCTGTTGGTACTGTTTTATTAATTTGGATTTATTGGGTTGTCCAGGATAAGCCAAGTCATGCATTAACAAAGGAAAGCTCCGCTCAACCAGCTGTACTTGCAAGTTTTTTGCAATCCCTTGCCAATCCACAAAACTGGCTTGCAGGTTTTTATACCTCTTTATTAAATTTGCCCATTATGGTGCTTTGCGCACTATGGGGGGCGAGTTATTTGCAAGTTGTCCATCATCTTCCCGAAATGATCGCAAGCAATGTTGTAAGCTTGATTTTCATTGGTAGCATTATTGGTTGTCCCTTAGTGGGGTGGTTATCTGATGCTCAAGGGCGGCGTAAGCCTTTAATGATCTTGGGCGCTATTGCTACCTTAGCCACTGTCATTCCATTGTTTATGGATCTTGATTTGTCACAAACTCAGTTAAGTGTCCTTTTCTTTGCTCTTGGATTTTTTACTAGTACACAAGTAATAAGTTACCCGTTAATTGCAGAAAGTAATTCATCAGACAATACAGGAGCCGCCACAGGCATGGCCTCCGTACTAATTATGGGAGGAGGAGGTATAGGACAGGTGCTCTTCGGTTTGTTAATGCAGCAACATGCAGGGGTTATATCTCAAAACTATACGGTAACTGATTTTCAATATGCGATGTGGATTTTTCCTTTGGCCGCTGTAGCAGCATTGCTAGCGGTTTTATTAACACGTGAGACTTACTGCAAACGTTTGTACTGA